A window of Christiangramia forsetii KT0803 contains these coding sequences:
- the mraZ gene encoding division/cell wall cluster transcriptional repressor MraZ: MINLIGTYECKVDAKGRLMVPSALKKQLAPMMQDGFVIKRAVFQNCLELYPMEEWNVLMKRMNGLNRFKKKNNDFIRRFTAGVKTVEVDTNGRLLIPKDLVGFAGIEKEIVLSSAINIVEIWDKDKYEQTLEDSSDDFADLAEEVMGNDDFDGVS, translated from the coding sequence GTGATAAATCTAATTGGGACATACGAATGTAAAGTCGATGCGAAAGGCCGTTTAATGGTGCCTTCAGCATTGAAGAAGCAATTGGCTCCCATGATGCAGGATGGTTTTGTGATTAAGCGAGCAGTTTTTCAGAACTGTTTGGAGCTTTACCCGATGGAGGAGTGGAATGTGTTAATGAAGCGAATGAACGGGTTAAACAGGTTCAAAAAAAAGAACAACGATTTTATTAGAAGATTTACCGCTGGGGTTAAAACCGTTGAGGTTGATACCAACGGCAGGCTTTTAATTCCGAAAGATCTTGTTGGGTTTGCCGGAATTGAGAAAGAAATTGTCCTTTCTTCAGCAATCAATATTGTTGAGATCTGGGATAAAGATAAATATGAACAAACCCTTGAGGATTCTTCAGATGATTTTGCAGATCTGGCTGAAGAAGTGATGGGAAATGATGATTTTGATGGAGTATCATAA
- the rsmH gene encoding 16S rRNA (cytosine(1402)-N(4))-methyltransferase RsmH, translating into MEYHNPVLLKESVDGLDVKPDGIYVDVTFGGGGHSKEILKRLGPDGKLYAFDQDKDALENKIEDGRFTLINENFRYLKRFLRFYGIKKVDGVLGDFGVSSHQFNEAERGFSTRFDAKLDMRMNQGDKLSAYEVINEYEEEQLKKLFWAYADLKNAPKLARTIVSERKNNPIETSEQLNDLLKPLLFKGKENKILAQIYQAIRIEVNQEIEVLKEFLLQTEEILKPGGRLSLISYHSLEDRLVKRYIRSGLFEGEPEKDMYGNISVPFKKVNGLIIPSKEEIQQNNRARSAKLRVARKL; encoded by the coding sequence ATGGAGTATCATAATCCAGTTCTTTTAAAAGAGTCTGTTGATGGCCTTGATGTAAAGCCTGATGGAATCTATGTGGATGTAACCTTTGGTGGAGGAGGGCATTCTAAAGAGATTCTTAAAAGACTTGGTCCCGATGGAAAACTTTATGCTTTTGATCAGGATAAGGACGCTCTTGAAAATAAGATTGAAGATGGCCGTTTTACGCTTATCAATGAAAATTTCAGGTATCTGAAGCGTTTTTTGAGATTTTACGGTATTAAAAAGGTGGACGGTGTTCTTGGTGATTTTGGCGTTTCCTCGCATCAGTTTAATGAAGCTGAAAGAGGATTTTCAACCAGATTCGATGCGAAACTGGATATGAGAATGAACCAGGGTGATAAGTTGAGTGCTTATGAAGTGATCAATGAATATGAAGAGGAGCAGCTAAAAAAGTTGTTTTGGGCTTACGCAGATCTAAAGAACGCACCAAAACTGGCAAGAACGATTGTTTCTGAAAGAAAAAACAATCCTATAGAAACAAGTGAGCAGTTGAATGATTTATTGAAGCCTTTATTATTTAAAGGAAAAGAAAATAAAATTCTGGCTCAGATATATCAGGCAATTAGGATAGAGGTGAATCAGGAGATCGAAGTTCTAAAAGAGTTTTTGTTGCAAACTGAAGAGATCCTTAAGCCGGGTGGAAGACTGAGTTTGATCTCTTATCATTCTCTGGAAGACAGATTGGTAAAAAGGTATATAAGAAGCGGTTTGTTTGAGGGAGAGCCTGAAAAAGATATGTATGGTAATATCTCGGTTCCCTTTAAAAAAGTAAATGGATTAATAATTCCTTCAAAAGAGGAGATTCAGCAAAATAACAGGGCGAGAAGTGCCAAGTTAAGAGTGGCGAGAAAGCTTTAG
- a CDS encoding FtsL-like putative cell division protein translates to MKKGFYNILKANFLISEDAVKNWRFIVFCTMLAIIMIASSHSAEKKVHQIAKLNNEVRELRSEFVERRSDLMKIKMESTITGKMIEKGIGPSETPPNKIRVIIKD, encoded by the coding sequence ATGAAAAAAGGTTTTTACAACATATTGAAAGCGAATTTTTTAATCAGTGAAGATGCTGTAAAAAACTGGCGTTTTATCGTTTTCTGTACCATGCTGGCCATTATTATGATCGCAAGTTCGCACAGCGCGGAAAAAAAAGTGCATCAAATAGCAAAATTGAATAATGAAGTGAGAGAATTGAGGAGTGAGTTTGTTGAGAGACGTTCAGATTTAATGAAGATTAAGATGGAGTCTACCATTACTGGAAAAATGATAGAAAAAGGGATAGGGCCTTCAGAAACCCCGCCCAATAAAATAAGAGTGATAATAAAAGATTAA
- a CDS encoding penicillin-binding protein yields the protein MATTEKSILNRMYFVAGCLLVFAIAVGFKLLDIQFAHGEHYKELAEERTLKNFKIPANRGNLYDVNGNLLATSVPKYDIRFDAVTVSDENFEENVGSLSEKLSGMLGRSTSYYSQKLRAARANKQRYVLIAKNLGYSDYMKIRQFPMFNLGTYKGGMITEQSTVREHPLGKMGERTVGYERRDENGYFTRVGLEGAFSNYLRGTDGRRLKQKIAKGQWKPISDNNEMEPKDGYDVVSTIDVNIQDIAHHSLLRQLEYFEAEHGTVVVMETATGEIKAMSNLGRTKEGTYFEKRNYAVYEAHEPGSTFKLMAMVAALEDKVIDTSDVIDTEKGVVRFYGRPVRDSRHGGYGEISAAKAFEVSSNTAFTKMITEGYKNDPSKFVDRLYSMGLNQKIGLEIKGEGSPRIPHPQDKSWNGLSLPWMAFGYGVSITPLQTLTFYNAIANDGEMIKPRFIKEVKDRDKPIITMDKQVMNPAICSVETAKKVRAMMRKTVERGTAANIYTENFSMAGKTGTCQTEYWIEPGRYIASFAGYFPAENPKYSCIVVIHKPNRRKGYYGNIVAAPVFKDIARKIYTDTPVMDELESLEVNDKKVKTDFEKYYTKMQDEKLLMPDVTGMPAMDAISILENLGLEVRFNGKGVVKRQSVSAGQKLKNKQTVKLELS from the coding sequence ATGGCTACAACCGAAAAAAGCATCCTGAATCGAATGTATTTCGTGGCCGGCTGTCTGCTTGTTTTTGCGATAGCGGTAGGGTTTAAATTGCTTGATATTCAGTTTGCGCATGGAGAGCATTATAAAGAGCTGGCTGAAGAGCGCACTTTGAAAAATTTCAAAATTCCTGCGAATCGCGGTAATTTATATGATGTAAATGGAAATCTCCTCGCAACATCGGTTCCTAAGTATGATATACGTTTTGATGCTGTAACAGTATCTGATGAAAATTTTGAAGAGAACGTAGGCTCGCTTTCAGAAAAACTTTCAGGAATGTTGGGTCGCTCCACGTCTTATTATTCTCAAAAATTAAGAGCTGCAAGAGCGAACAAACAACGTTATGTTTTGATCGCTAAAAACCTTGGGTATTCAGATTATATGAAGATAAGACAATTCCCAATGTTTAATCTTGGAACTTATAAAGGAGGGATGATTACTGAACAAAGTACCGTTCGTGAGCACCCGCTTGGAAAAATGGGCGAAAGAACTGTTGGTTACGAGAGAAGGGATGAAAATGGATATTTTACCAGAGTAGGTCTTGAAGGTGCTTTTAGTAATTATTTGAGAGGAACCGATGGTAGAAGACTTAAGCAAAAGATCGCTAAAGGACAATGGAAACCTATTAGTGATAATAATGAAATGGAGCCAAAAGATGGTTATGATGTGGTTTCAACGATAGATGTGAATATTCAGGATATCGCACACCATTCATTATTACGTCAGCTGGAATATTTTGAAGCTGAACATGGAACGGTGGTGGTAATGGAAACTGCAACCGGAGAGATCAAAGCTATGTCTAATTTGGGTAGAACCAAAGAGGGTACCTATTTCGAAAAACGAAATTATGCGGTCTATGAGGCTCATGAGCCTGGTTCTACGTTCAAATTAATGGCAATGGTAGCTGCACTTGAAGATAAGGTGATAGACACCAGTGACGTGATAGATACCGAAAAAGGAGTCGTAAGATTTTATGGGAGACCAGTCAGGGATTCTCGTCATGGCGGGTACGGAGAAATTTCAGCGGCCAAAGCTTTCGAAGTTTCTTCTAATACAGCATTTACAAAAATGATCACCGAAGGATATAAGAATGATCCTTCAAAATTTGTTGATCGACTTTATTCAATGGGACTTAACCAGAAGATTGGTCTTGAAATCAAGGGTGAGGGATCCCCCCGAATTCCTCACCCACAAGACAAAAGCTGGAACGGTTTGAGCTTACCCTGGATGGCATTTGGTTATGGAGTTTCAATAACACCTTTGCAAACCCTGACTTTTTATAATGCTATAGCCAATGATGGTGAAATGATCAAGCCAAGATTTATTAAAGAAGTAAAAGATCGTGATAAGCCAATTATCACGATGGATAAACAGGTAATGAACCCTGCAATTTGCTCGGTGGAAACCGCAAAAAAGGTAAGGGCGATGATGAGGAAAACTGTGGAGCGTGGTACTGCGGCCAATATTTATACGGAGAATTTTTCGATGGCCGGTAAAACAGGTACCTGTCAGACAGAATACTGGATCGAGCCGGGAAGATACATTGCATCTTTTGCGGGGTATTTCCCTGCTGAAAACCCTAAATATTCCTGTATCGTGGTAATACATAAGCCTAACAGAAGAAAAGGTTATTACGGGAATATTGTCGCTGCTCCGGTTTTTAAAGATATCGCCAGAAAGATTTATACCGATACTCCGGTAATGGACGAATTGGAATCTTTGGAAGTAAATGATAAAAAGGTGAAAACCGATTTTGAAAAATACTATACCAAGATGCAGGATGAAAAATTATTGATGCCAGATGTTACCGGAATGCCGGCAATGGATGCAATCTCAATTCTGGAGAATCTTGGATTAGAGGTGAGATTTAATGGTAAGGGAGTGGTAAAAAGACAATCTGTATCTGCAGGACAAAAACTAAAGAATAAGCAAACGGTAAAATTGGAATTGAGTTAA
- the yihA gene encoding ribosome biogenesis GTP-binding protein YihA/YsxC, which translates to MKIKTAEFVISNSKVDHCPNSTLPEYAFIGRSNVGKSSLINMLTGRKSLAKTSAKPGKTQLINHFLINNNWHLVDLPGYGYAQVSKSTKKVFQKFITAYFKKREQMICAFVLIDSRHKPQPIDMEFMQWLGEHNIPFCIIFTKADKLKPKILDKNIENYKNEMLESWVEMPEYFITSATSKLGQDDILDYIEGINNSI; encoded by the coding sequence ATGAAAATTAAGACGGCTGAATTTGTGATAAGCAACTCGAAGGTTGATCATTGTCCCAACAGCACTTTGCCAGAATATGCATTTATTGGCCGCAGTAACGTGGGTAAATCTTCTTTAATAAACATGCTTACCGGCAGAAAATCTCTAGCGAAAACTTCTGCAAAACCAGGAAAAACGCAATTGATCAATCATTTCTTAATCAATAATAACTGGCATCTGGTTGACCTCCCGGGATATGGGTATGCTCAGGTTTCAAAATCTACCAAAAAAGTATTTCAGAAATTTATCACAGCTTATTTTAAAAAAAGGGAGCAGATGATCTGCGCTTTTGTATTGATTGATTCAAGACATAAACCTCAGCCTATTGATATGGAATTTATGCAATGGCTGGGCGAACATAATATTCCTTTCTGTATCATCTTTACCAAAGCAGATAAGCTAAAACCTAAAATTCTGGATAAGAATATTGAAAATTATAAAAATGAAATGCTGGAAAGTTGGGTAGAAATGCCGGAGTATTTCATCACTTCAGCAACTTCAAAACTGGGACAGGATGATATTTTGGATTATATTGAAGGAATTAATAATTCGATTTGA
- the gldC gene encoding gliding motility protein GldC: MADFKKSEINIEVVTDENHVPENITWSAQDGNIYKEEAKALMLSVWDNKDQETLRIDLWTKEMPVDEMKKFFHQTLVSMSDTYFRATQDDKMRDTMKDFCDYFAEKTEIKKS, translated from the coding sequence ATGGCTGATTTTAAGAAGTCTGAAATAAATATCGAAGTTGTAACCGATGAAAATCATGTTCCCGAAAATATTACCTGGAGTGCCCAGGATGGGAATATCTATAAAGAAGAAGCTAAAGCATTAATGCTTTCAGTGTGGGATAATAAGGATCAGGAAACTTTAAGAATAGACCTTTGGACTAAGGAGATGCCGGTAGATGAGATGAAGAAATTCTTTCACCAAACGCTGGTTTCTATGAGCGACACGTATTTTAGGGCTACTCAGGATGATAAAATGAGAGATACGATGAAAGATTTTTGCGATTATTTCGCTGAAAAGACCGAGATTAAAAAGAGCTAA
- a CDS encoding alpha/beta fold hydrolase has protein sequence MKDHLRQEGKFTYLEKGEGTPIVILHGLMGGLSNFDGVVDYFPEKGYKVVIPELPLYSMSLLKTSVGTFAKYLKEFLDFKGFSNVILLGNSLGGHIALLATKMFPETVQALVITGSSGLYENAMGESYPRRGDYDFIKKKAEAVFYDPEVATKEIVDEVYNTVSDRNKLVKTLAIAKSAIRHNMAKDLPNMQTSTCIIWGKNDTVTPPEVAEDFQRLLPDSDLYWIDKCGHAAMMEHPEEFNQVLHGWLKQREI, from the coding sequence ATGAAAGATCACTTAAGGCAAGAGGGGAAATTCACATATCTTGAAAAAGGCGAAGGAACACCAATTGTTATTCTTCACGGACTTATGGGAGGCCTCAGTAATTTTGATGGCGTAGTGGATTATTTTCCGGAAAAGGGCTACAAAGTTGTTATTCCGGAACTACCGCTTTACTCCATGTCACTTTTAAAAACCAGTGTAGGCACATTTGCTAAATATTTAAAGGAATTTCTTGATTTCAAAGGTTTTAGTAATGTAATCTTACTTGGAAATTCTTTGGGTGGTCACATCGCACTTTTAGCTACAAAAATGTTTCCTGAAACTGTTCAGGCACTTGTAATTACAGGGAGTTCTGGTCTTTACGAAAATGCCATGGGAGAAAGCTATCCCAGACGTGGCGATTATGATTTTATAAAGAAAAAAGCGGAAGCAGTTTTTTACGATCCCGAAGTTGCAACTAAAGAGATCGTAGACGAAGTTTACAATACGGTAAGTGATCGTAATAAACTGGTGAAAACCCTGGCAATTGCCAAGAGTGCTATTCGTCACAATATGGCTAAAGACCTCCCAAATATGCAGACTTCTACTTGCATTATCTGGGGTAAAAATGATACGGTTACTCCTCCTGAGGTTGCTGAAGATTTTCAGCGTCTTTTACCAGATTCAGATCTATATTGGATTGATAAGTGCGGGCATGCAGCAATGATGGAACATCCTGAAGAATTCAATCAGGTATTACATGGGTGGTTGAAACAACGAGAGATCTAA